The genomic region CCGGAATTCGAAGACGAGAACACATTAGCACTTTCGGATATTGATGGCGACGCGTTTACCATAGCAATGGGACTATAAAATACAGTGTTAACTTAATGATATCATGTTATCGACAATGCATTAATATACAATCAGATTCTTAGTTATTCTGGAATTTTCCTTGTAGGTTAAATTGATGATGTCGCCGGCTCTTCTGTGTAGGACTAAGTGTTAttattaatccattgtttttatcgattctaataactcaaccagaACATATTCtattaacttcatataaacaacagatcACCCTTGTATAAGCTTCAGCACCAATTGTCCTTGCCAAATCCGTACtcaattgtaaatatatcattATGAGATCATAAAAGTCTTATGCTTCCATTGAGGTTTAGGTTGCATCTGAGTAACTGGACCTAATGATCTGTGTATTAGTCTATACAGTCCAGTCGCTTTAATTGACGACTTTCGGTTGTTAAAGGGTCCTTTCTTAAAAGTATGTTATAGAAATATAACCTGTACTGCTAGTAATGTTTTTTGACGGTCTGCAACATATTAAAAACTACCTAGTGCCTAAATTCATTCTTTTAACTTATTTTACAAACCATTATAACACGTTTGCGTTATAGTTGTGCAGctttaaacatcaaatataaCAAGAATTTAAATGCTTTCCAAGTGTCGTTGCAActcataaaatgaagaaaacttAAATGACAGGCATACGAACATCGATCCAATGGTGCTATCCACTTTAAAAACAAGTCGTAAACTTTGGAAAACGTGAGGGTCAGTTCTTGCAGATTTTGTCGGAAAtgtcacctttttttttactgataGAATGACTGCGGATGAGATAAAGTCTAAATACTAGAAACTGATGTTAGCTTAGAATCTGGTACATGCTGCTTAATTTTCTTTAATGGGACGAGTTCCTCTGTCTTGGTCTTGTAGTTTGTGGTGGATGGTGGTCGTGTTCTGTGGCGCCGAAAGAAGATCTCCATGAAAACAGCTCTGTGTGTAGAACTCATAAAATAAACGATCCATGGATTCAATGCTGAATTTGTCAGGGCAGCTAATGTATAGACGACAACGTATGCGTCGGAGTGAGCGATAAAATTGGGATTGAAGGCGTTCAGTAATGGAATCAGATGGTAGGGAAACCAGAAAATACCAAAGAAGATGGCAATCACAATCACGATTAGAGCGAGGCGTTTCCTAGCTCGAAAATGTTGCACCCCTGGTTGTGATTCTTGTCTGAAATGGCCGGTGCTGGTAAGGAGGGTGTAAGCAATGAGTACGTAGCAACAACAAATGTTTAGGAGAGGTATGGCGTAATAGACTGAAAACCTGGCGCACTCATATATCCTGCTAGCACCGTGGTCTACGGGGTAGGTGCGACAAACGCCACCTTTGGTATTGGACAAGATGAGGACTGGTAATGAAATAACCACACTGATAAACCACAGCAAAACTGCTGCTAAAGCGCGCCTGTACTTTTTCCCGCGCATCACTGTTTGTCCAGCTAAAACCATATATCGTTCCGCGCTTAACGCTGTTAAGGAGTAAACGCAGATCCCTTGCGCAGTGGATTGAGCAAAATGTCGCAACTTGCAAACGATCTCAGCGTGTTGCCAGTTGGGATGAAGTGCGTGTTCTATGTAGAATGGTGCTGCCACGAAAAGATAGATCAGGTCTCCAATGGCAAGGTTTGTTAGAAGGATATTCGCTGGATTTCGCAAACGGGGAGAACTGCACACTGAAATCAGAAAACTTAAATTTCCAAGAGTTCCAACAAGCATGAGTATGATGATGAAAATTACTTGAACGATAAACTTGGATTTTATAATCGGTTTGTTTAAGATTGTTCCAAAGTCAGAACCAAACGAATATGAATTATTGTAGTCTTCCCAAAAGGGAACATTGGAAAATTCCATATTTACGAGTTGACAAAATatctatgaaaatgaaaaagaaaagaaaaatcaaacaacTTTTCAATTCATTCAAATAGAATCTGCGATTTCTGATAAGTGTGTTTTACGATCCTACAGGTAAGGGTTTCGCTTTGAATTTGAAGGTTTTACTTGAAGATAATCTTCGAGAAAGTGATAAGTTATAGGAATACGATTTAGAGTAAGTTTGTGGTAAAATGTTCCAACGTTTACAAACAGTCACGAAAGTGATACAATCGAATAAACTTCAGTGATTAGCTGATCCACATGTAAATCACTGTATTTGATTAGCTGATCCACACGTAATCACTGTGTTGGATTAGCTAATCCACACGTAATCACTGTATTGTTCTGAATCTATTCGAATTGTTTCAACTCTTGGTTTCCACAGCTGCTGCTATTTGCCTTTGGTTCAAACATCCAACGAAAACCAGACGGctttgatattttgtgaaagaTGGGAACAACCTGCACACTTTGCAGTTTATCTCTTTAAAACACGACGAAAACTCGGGAAACTTCTCTTCTCAGATAGAAACAAATCTTTGCGCCTCAGATGTGTCAGTTATAGGTATTCGTCGCTGTCGTATTTATTCCAAAACTAATCTCGCTGGGGACAGTGAGCATAAACCGTGGCTTAAATCAGCATGGCTAATTTGTCATAGGACACCCATTCAAATCAAGTTTTCTAACATGGCTTAAAGCGTCCAGTCTCTGCTTATTAAAACCTGCATTAAGGTGTCGTTTGTCTTGCATAAATACCCATCATTTGATCGTCAACAAAGTAATTCAGTGAAAGTTCAAACTCTTTGAACTGTCATTTATTTTTACCTGAATTTCTTGTCTCTGTGTTCCTATCAATTTCTTAAAGAATTAATCAGTTTAGTTTCAAAGTTACACTCTTTGAACCCACCAGGATGCCTTAGAAAAGGCGGTTGCTTGCAAGTACGGATACATTTATATAACTTACTCTATAAAAGCGCAAAATAATCTTTGAGATGGTTATCCAATAACTCATTTCGTTTATACTTTTTCGAGAGAACAATTATTGCAATTTAAGGCGTCCTTGATGTAAAGGGTCCGTTGTGGTATTCT from Apostichopus japonicus isolate 1M-3 chromosome 2, ASM3797524v1, whole genome shotgun sequence harbors:
- the LOC139976837 gene encoding gastrin-releasing peptide receptor-like, whose product is MEFSNVPFWEDYNNSYSFGSDFGTILNKPIIKSKFIVQVIFIIILMLVGTLGNLSFLISVCSSPRLRNPANILLTNLAIGDLIYLFVAAPFYIEHALHPNWQHAEIVCKLRHFAQSTAQGICVYSLTALSAERYMVLAGQTVMRGKKYRRALAAVLLWFISVVISLPVLILSNTKGGVCRTYPVDHGASRIYECARFSVYYAIPLLNICCCYVLIAYTLLTSTGHFRQESQPGVQHFRARKRLALIVIVIAIFFGIFWFPYHLIPLLNAFNPNFIAHSDAYVVVYTLAALTNSALNPWIVYFMSSTHRAVFMEIFFRRHRTRPPSTTNYKTKTEELVPLKKIKQHVPDSKLTSVSSI